A single window of Puniceicoccus vermicola DNA harbors:
- a CDS encoding alpha/beta hydrolase produces MPSRSLLLLLLIGLAVSYIGLNFLVRWIYPRQLFPYRGSSYESLPGLITVKSGDGNEVAFIVQPSTESGASVLFYLHGNGEDIGTNADRFAWFNDQGYTVIALDYPGYGLTTGTPTGESVRTATLAVWEYARDEMQVAAEDTVVWGRSLGGAPATFLATQEKFRGLVLESTFRSVFAVANLPVPLLIAEPFPTESIIAEVPCPIFLFHGALDRTIPASHSQKLAEEAGDSAELFLFPEGEHNNLRFVGENEMIQVLNTLRRRDATSEVKQPH; encoded by the coding sequence ATGCCGTCTCGTTCATTACTTTTGCTTCTTCTGATTGGCCTGGCGGTTTCCTACATCGGCCTGAATTTTTTGGTGCGATGGATCTATCCTCGACAGCTTTTTCCCTACCGCGGAAGCAGTTACGAAAGCCTTCCAGGATTGATCACCGTAAAATCCGGCGATGGGAATGAGGTCGCTTTTATCGTCCAACCAAGCACAGAATCCGGGGCTTCTGTTCTTTTTTATCTCCATGGAAATGGAGAAGATATCGGCACAAATGCCGACCGTTTTGCTTGGTTCAACGACCAGGGATATACCGTCATCGCACTGGACTATCCCGGCTATGGTCTCACGACCGGCACACCGACGGGGGAGAGCGTGCGTACCGCTACGCTGGCCGTGTGGGAATATGCTCGGGATGAGATGCAAGTTGCCGCCGAAGATACCGTGGTATGGGGTCGGTCACTCGGGGGCGCTCCCGCCACGTTTCTCGCGACCCAGGAAAAGTTCCGGGGGCTGGTTCTGGAATCGACGTTTCGGTCAGTTTTCGCCGTCGCCAATCTGCCAGTTCCCCTGCTGATTGCGGAACCTTTTCCGACCGAATCCATCATCGCAGAGGTTCCCTGTCCGATTTTTCTTTTTCACGGTGCCCTTGACCGAACCATTCCCGCCTCTCATTCCCAAAAACTGGCTGAAGAAGCGGGCGATTCTGCCGAACTATTTCTTTTCCCCGAAGGCGAGCACAACAACCTCCGCTTTGTCGGAGAAAATGAGATGATTCAGGTTTTAAATACCTTGCGGAGACGCGACGCCACATCGGAGGTCAAACAACCCCACTAG
- a CDS encoding D-sedoheptulose-7-phosphate isomerase, translated as MLDSLISVLQEFRSSMPLVETTGAALGECLQNGGKVLACGNGGSASDSMHLCEELTGRYRNNRQALPAISLNADGTALTCIANDFGFEEVFSRQVEALGTEKDVLVVFSTSGCSANVIRALETAKEHHMLSIVLSGKGGGPAVELADHAIVIPSRESARIQEVHTFILHTWLEIIEEQLFGIDRSH; from the coding sequence ATGCTGGATTCTTTAATTTCTGTTCTGCAGGAGTTTCGTTCGTCGATGCCTCTTGTCGAAACGACGGGTGCGGCATTGGGAGAGTGCCTCCAGAACGGAGGAAAGGTTCTCGCTTGTGGGAATGGTGGTAGCGCCTCCGATTCAATGCACCTTTGTGAGGAGTTGACCGGACGCTATCGAAACAACCGCCAAGCACTTCCCGCGATTAGCCTGAATGCAGACGGCACGGCGTTGACCTGCATTGCGAACGATTTTGGATTCGAAGAGGTCTTTTCCCGTCAGGTTGAGGCTCTTGGCACCGAAAAAGATGTTCTCGTGGTCTTTTCCACGAGCGGTTGCTCGGCCAATGTAATTCGAGCCCTGGAGACCGCGAAGGAGCACCATATGCTGAGCATCGTGCTGTCGGGCAAGGGCGGGGGACCCGCGGTTGAACTCGCTGATCACGCCATCGTCATACCGTCGCGGGAAAGTGCCCGGATTCAGGAAGTCCACACCTTCATCCTGCACACTTGGCTGGAGATCATTGAGGAACAACTCTTCGGAATCGATCGCTCGCATTGA
- the truB gene encoding tRNA pseudouridine(55) synthase TruB yields the protein MPADSNRLEGLLFVDKPSGMTSHDVVARVRRIYHIKKVGHAGTLDPMATGLLIILVGRATKASNFLMSQPKTYEGEFRLGKVTDSQDADGEVVEEKEVPPVSEEQMKELFDGFLGDQYQTPPMFSAKKIKGVPLYKLARKGQEVEREPRFVHIKSFDLLDMNVPDVKFRIAVSKGTYVRTVAHDLGQKLGCGAYLTSLRRTAINDIDIKRAVPLETLQEAPPSQLGRFLIPVHQHVPSHVI from the coding sequence ATGCCAGCTGATTCCAACCGATTAGAGGGACTCCTTTTCGTCGACAAACCATCCGGGATGACCTCCCACGATGTCGTCGCTCGAGTCCGTAGAATTTACCACATTAAGAAAGTCGGTCACGCCGGCACTCTTGACCCGATGGCGACCGGCCTCCTCATCATTTTAGTCGGAAGAGCGACCAAAGCTTCCAATTTCCTGATGAGTCAGCCCAAGACTTACGAAGGTGAATTTCGCCTCGGGAAAGTCACCGACTCTCAAGATGCCGACGGTGAAGTCGTCGAAGAAAAAGAGGTGCCGCCCGTTTCCGAAGAGCAGATGAAGGAGCTCTTTGACGGCTTTCTTGGAGACCAATACCAGACGCCTCCCATGTTCTCCGCGAAGAAGATCAAGGGCGTCCCCCTCTACAAATTGGCCCGCAAGGGGCAAGAGGTAGAGCGCGAGCCCCGGTTCGTGCACATCAAATCTTTCGACCTGCTCGACATGAATGTTCCGGACGTCAAATTCCGGATCGCTGTCAGCAAGGGTACCTACGTACGAACGGTTGCCCACGACCTCGGCCAAAAGCTAGGTTGCGGAGCCTACCTCACGAGCTTGCGAAGGACCGCCATTAACGACATCGACATAAAGCGGGCGGTTCCCCTGGAAACACTGCAGGAAGCACCTCCTTCCCAGTTGGGCCGTTTCCTGATCCCAGTACACCAACACGTTCCAAGCCACGTCATTTAA
- a CDS encoding phosphoribosylanthranilate isomerase, which yields MDVSVKVCGLRRPEDAREAMSLGADFGGVIAHPASPRYVAPGTEEALLAEIPKGKRVWVAVEPDLEAIEAAFARGFDWVQIHFDPSGDFDPVSVSTRFGASRLWLVPRLANLLDFNEDWVGLAKVILIDGFSKDRMGGTGHRVEGESFAKLQNRHPEQRFSIAGGITPENVGEVLRSSEAAQIDVSSGVESSPGNKDASRLRALFQAVRQAEE from the coding sequence ATGGACGTATCGGTAAAGGTTTGCGGGCTCCGTCGGCCAGAGGATGCCCGGGAAGCGATGTCGCTAGGCGCGGACTTCGGAGGAGTGATTGCGCATCCTGCCTCGCCCCGATATGTCGCCCCGGGAACGGAGGAGGCTTTATTGGCTGAAATTCCGAAAGGAAAACGGGTCTGGGTCGCCGTAGAACCGGATCTGGAGGCTATTGAAGCCGCATTTGCCCGAGGTTTTGATTGGGTGCAGATTCACTTTGATCCTTCTGGAGATTTTGATCCCGTTTCTGTCTCCACACGGTTTGGTGCCTCTCGACTGTGGCTGGTGCCCCGACTGGCCAATCTTCTCGACTTCAATGAGGACTGGGTCGGCCTCGCGAAGGTAATTCTGATCGACGGTTTCTCCAAGGATCGAATGGGCGGAACGGGGCACCGGGTCGAAGGCGAATCCTTTGCAAAACTCCAAAACCGTCATCCTGAACAACGGTTCTCGATCGCCGGTGGGATCACCCCTGAGAACGTCGGAGAGGTTCTGAGATCCAGCGAAGCGGCTCAAATCGACGTGAGCAGCGGGGTCGAGTCATCGCCGGGCAACAAGGATGCCTCCCGATTGAGAGCTCTGTTTCAAGCCGTGAGACAAGCGGAAGAATAG
- the lipA gene encoding lipoyl synthase, with the protein MLTDKRPEWLKGKLPSGPWFDEVQENVEKNNLHTVCSSAQCPNMGECWSRGTATLMILGNICTRACSFCAIQTGRPTELDIGEPARVAESVRRMNLKHCVITSVARDDLKDGGASVWAATVRAIRNKNPNTAVEILTADFRGRQEHLDIVLDAEPDIFNHNLETVKRLQRPIRRTARYDRSLWCLRHAGSRGFVTKSGLMLGIGEEKEEIKEVMQDILDAGVKILTIGQYLSPTPKHAPIDRWVTPEEFDEWKEYGLEIGFDFVESGPLVRSSYHADEQSAKFSARRKELARSA; encoded by the coding sequence ATGCTCACTGATAAACGTCCAGAGTGGTTGAAAGGAAAACTTCCATCAGGCCCGTGGTTTGATGAAGTTCAAGAAAACGTCGAAAAGAACAATCTCCACACGGTCTGCAGCAGTGCCCAGTGCCCCAATATGGGAGAGTGCTGGTCCCGCGGAACTGCGACGTTGATGATCCTTGGGAACATTTGCACCCGTGCTTGTTCGTTCTGCGCCATCCAGACGGGTCGTCCTACTGAACTGGACATTGGTGAGCCAGCCCGCGTTGCCGAATCGGTCCGACGCATGAATCTGAAACACTGCGTCATCACCTCGGTAGCCCGCGACGATTTGAAAGATGGCGGGGCTTCGGTATGGGCTGCAACCGTTCGCGCCATCCGCAACAAGAACCCCAATACTGCGGTCGAAATCCTGACAGCAGATTTCCGGGGCCGCCAGGAGCACTTGGACATTGTTCTCGATGCCGAGCCCGACATTTTTAACCACAATTTGGAAACGGTGAAGCGCCTTCAGCGCCCGATCCGTAGAACGGCTCGCTACGACCGTTCCCTCTGGTGCCTTCGTCACGCAGGCTCCCGCGGGTTCGTTACCAAGTCGGGTTTGATGCTGGGAATCGGTGAGGAAAAGGAAGAGATCAAGGAAGTCATGCAGGACATCCTTGATGCCGGAGTCAAAATTCTGACGATTGGACAATACCTGTCCCCGACTCCCAAACACGCTCCGATTGACCGTTGGGTCACTCCCGAAGAGTTTGACGAGTGGAAGGAGTATGGACTCGAAATCGGGTTTGATTTTGTCGAATCCGGACCTCTGGTAAGGTCCTCTTACCACGCCGATGAGCAATCCGCCAAGTTCAGCGCTCGACGCAAAGAACTGGCTCGGAGCGCTTAA
- a CDS encoding acyl-CoA thioesterase: MVQSKTSIRVRYAETDMMGIVYHSRYLPWLECSRIQLLDDLGCPYVEMEKMGVRLPVVEVNCRYRYPARFDDRVTVTAEIREMPRARIKIYYQVQRDDGQLLCEASTLHGFMDLENRPCRPPEKLRKAFQASFPSS, translated from the coding sequence ATGGTTCAATCGAAGACGTCGATTCGGGTCCGCTACGCGGAAACCGATATGATGGGGATCGTCTATCACAGTCGGTACCTCCCTTGGCTGGAATGTTCCCGGATTCAACTTCTGGACGATCTTGGATGCCCGTATGTAGAAATGGAAAAAATGGGCGTCCGGCTCCCGGTCGTTGAGGTAAATTGTCGGTATCGGTATCCCGCTCGTTTCGATGATCGGGTCACAGTCACCGCGGAAATTAGGGAAATGCCCCGCGCACGGATCAAGATCTACTATCAAGTTCAGCGTGATGACGGACAGCTTCTTTGCGAGGCCTCGACGCTGCACGGATTTATGGATCTGGAAAATCGCCCTTGCCGCCCTCCGGAAAAGTTGAGGAAGGCCTTCCAAGCGAGTTTTCCCTCGAGCTAG
- a CDS encoding OPT/YSL family transporter, translating to MSSEPSPPQLTFRAIITGFVIGAILTPCNIYSGLKIGWSFNMSIAAALLSYGLWNGLHRMGIGRRWDLLENNINQTTASSAASIISAGLVAPIPALTILTGKEFTYWILAIWVFTVSFTGIIIALGLRRQMLVEEKLPFPNGVATAETIREMYGHGRDAVYRIFLLGTAAGVSALVKAFGTFFVKIPSLSLPLSWGVATSSSVAAKGVSLMSLRNLGFQLDPSLLMVGFGAIVGMRVGASLLGGGILAWLILGPWAVNQGWIAPGTSDPTVLWYGELLEWLLWPGVSLMLLSSLTSFAFSLRRIVGGWWEQGKASAEGRKARNLDPEEQPGGRLYIPWSWFWIGLGIALTASTIAQNTIFAIPIWLGILAVLLTFVLAIVAARVSGETGIPPIGALGKITQLTFGALAPTNTTVNLMAANVTGGAAGQCSDLLHDLKTGMLVGARLKLQAIAQVFGILSGALAGTAAYLILIPDPKEMLLTEEWPAPAVATWKAVAEVLADGFDTIPTGCVTAMIIAGLVGIALACLEKWVREDKRHWVPSGASIGLAFVIPASISISLFLGALISLLIGSFAPSWKKKYVIVVAAGLVAGESLMGVLESLISLLS from the coding sequence GTGTCTTCTGAGCCTTCGCCTCCCCAGTTAACATTCCGTGCCATTATCACGGGGTTTGTCATTGGTGCAATTCTGACCCCGTGCAACATCTACAGCGGGCTCAAGATTGGGTGGTCTTTCAACATGTCAATTGCGGCGGCTCTCCTCAGCTATGGTCTTTGGAATGGTCTCCACAGGATGGGCATCGGTCGCCGCTGGGATCTGTTGGAGAACAACATCAACCAAACGACCGCATCCTCCGCCGCCTCCATCATTTCGGCCGGTCTCGTAGCCCCCATCCCCGCTCTCACCATCCTGACCGGAAAAGAGTTCACCTATTGGATTCTCGCCATCTGGGTCTTCACCGTCAGCTTTACCGGAATCATCATCGCCCTCGGACTGCGGCGCCAGATGCTGGTCGAGGAAAAGCTTCCATTCCCCAATGGGGTCGCCACCGCCGAAACGATTCGGGAGATGTATGGGCACGGGCGGGACGCTGTTTACCGAATCTTCCTTCTTGGAACGGCAGCGGGTGTCTCTGCACTCGTTAAAGCCTTCGGAACCTTCTTTGTGAAGATCCCTTCCCTGAGCCTTCCGCTTTCCTGGGGGGTCGCGACCTCTTCCTCAGTTGCGGCCAAAGGCGTTTCCCTCATGTCACTCCGCAACTTGGGTTTTCAGCTCGATCCATCTCTGCTTATGGTCGGCTTCGGAGCCATTGTTGGAATGCGGGTAGGAGCGTCGCTCCTCGGGGGGGGGATTCTCGCCTGGTTGATCCTTGGGCCTTGGGCTGTCAATCAGGGGTGGATCGCACCGGGAACTTCTGACCCGACAGTTCTTTGGTACGGTGAGCTTCTGGAGTGGCTACTCTGGCCCGGTGTCAGTCTCATGCTCCTCTCTTCTCTGACCTCTTTCGCATTCTCGCTTCGGCGAATCGTCGGCGGCTGGTGGGAACAAGGGAAAGCGTCTGCGGAAGGACGAAAGGCTCGAAATCTGGATCCAGAAGAGCAACCCGGTGGGCGGCTTTACATTCCTTGGTCTTGGTTCTGGATCGGATTGGGAATTGCTCTCACCGCATCCACAATTGCTCAGAATACCATTTTTGCGATCCCGATCTGGCTCGGGATTCTCGCGGTCCTATTGACCTTCGTCCTCGCGATTGTCGCCGCCCGCGTTTCCGGAGAGACGGGGATCCCTCCCATTGGCGCGCTCGGCAAGATTACTCAGCTCACCTTCGGCGCCCTCGCTCCGACCAACACAACCGTCAATTTAATGGCGGCTAATGTGACTGGCGGGGCCGCTGGGCAGTGTTCGGACCTGCTCCACGACCTTAAAACCGGGATGCTTGTTGGAGCTCGCCTAAAACTTCAGGCGATCGCCCAGGTCTTCGGGATACTTTCTGGTGCCCTTGCCGGGACAGCAGCCTATCTCATCCTCATCCCGGATCCCAAGGAGATGCTACTCACCGAAGAGTGGCCCGCGCCCGCAGTCGCCACTTGGAAAGCCGTGGCAGAGGTGCTCGCGGACGGTTTCGACACCATTCCCACCGGGTGTGTAACGGCAATGATCATTGCCGGTCTCGTGGGCATTGCCCTCGCTTGTTTGGAAAAATGGGTTCGCGAAGATAAACGGCATTGGGTCCCAAGCGGTGCGAGTATCGGCCTCGCCTTCGTCATCCCGGCCTCCATCAGCATTTCTCTCTTTCTCGGAGCTCTCATCTCCCTCCTAATCGGGAGTTTTGCTCCTAGCTGGAAGAAGAAATACGTGATCGTCGTCGCTGCCGGGCTCGTCGCTGGGGAGAGTTTAATGGGAGTGCTTGAGTCTCTGATTAGTCTCCTGAGCTGA
- a CDS encoding 1,4-dihydroxy-2-naphthoate polyprenyltransferase, producing the protein MKLQPWILASRPRTLPAAVIPVLVGSGVAASVDAFHWLPAMICGLFAIIIQVGTNFANDYYDWKQGADTEERIGPTRAVASGLIAPQQMRTAAFLTLGIGFLVGLSLIYWGGWWLLAVGLGSVLSAVAYTAQPIALGYRGLGDVFVIAFFGFVAVGFTAYVQVGSFPCSVWPAGLAIGLLANNLLVINNYRDRESDLVAGKRTLIVRLGPAFGEALVLTSICVSIFLCFGFGLIQERWTTLIALPGMIPIFIVWRKMPRALRRDGFGGLLQKSASGLILYGVLLTVGLFLS; encoded by the coding sequence ATGAAGCTGCAACCTTGGATATTGGCATCCCGTCCCCGAACCCTTCCGGCCGCAGTCATTCCGGTCTTGGTGGGTTCGGGCGTAGCCGCGTCCGTAGATGCCTTTCACTGGCTTCCCGCGATGATTTGCGGACTATTCGCGATCATTATTCAAGTGGGGACCAACTTCGCCAACGATTACTACGACTGGAAGCAGGGAGCGGACACGGAAGAGAGAATCGGCCCCACTCGAGCCGTCGCCAGTGGATTGATCGCCCCGCAGCAGATGAGAACGGCGGCCTTTCTTACACTGGGGATCGGTTTCCTCGTCGGCCTTTCCCTGATTTACTGGGGCGGTTGGTGGCTTCTTGCGGTGGGGCTCGGCAGTGTTTTATCCGCGGTGGCCTACACCGCTCAACCGATTGCACTGGGCTACCGGGGACTCGGGGATGTATTCGTGATCGCCTTTTTCGGTTTTGTCGCTGTGGGCTTTACTGCCTACGTCCAGGTCGGCAGTTTTCCCTGCTCGGTTTGGCCCGCCGGATTGGCGATCGGGCTTCTCGCCAACAATCTTCTCGTTATCAACAACTACCGCGATCGCGAATCAGACCTCGTCGCCGGAAAGCGAACGTTAATCGTCCGTCTGGGACCAGCGTTCGGAGAAGCTCTGGTGCTCACCAGCATTTGCGTCTCGATCTTCCTTTGTTTTGGCTTTGGCCTGATCCAGGAGCGCTGGACAACCTTGATCGCCCTGCCTGGAATGATCCCCATCTTCATCGTCTGGCGCAAGATGCCCAGAGCATTGCGGCGGGATGGATTCGGCGGACTCCTTCAAAAATCGGCCTCCGGATTGATTCTGTACGGCGTCTTGTTGACGGTCGGACTTTTCCTTTCCTGA
- a CDS encoding cation diffusion facilitator family transporter, with amino-acid sequence MGAGHEHHHGEEGHQHGHGHSHRGHHHHHDHGTSEVNDRTLFWAIVLNLGLSVFEFLAGLFAGSVALMADALHNTNDAAALIVAYVARKIGRKGADERYTFGYRRAELIGAVIQLTALIVVGIYLVSEAIEKFFDPEPIKGGWVMIASSVAIVVDVGTAWLLWALSKGSLNLKAAFLHNLTDAAASVAVLLGGAAIFWLGWEWVDPCLTLIIAGYILYMSFGLLKQTAKILMEGTPDDLDLNQLTTAVCAVKGVEGLHHLHAWELDETHRALEAHITIPEETTAEERHQIRSSIKKVLADDFSIEHSTLELETSNHGCGDEGSEMIPSH; translated from the coding sequence ATGGGAGCCGGCCACGAGCACCATCACGGGGAAGAAGGTCACCAGCATGGCCACGGACACTCCCATCGAGGCCACCATCATCATCACGACCACGGCACTTCGGAGGTAAATGACCGGACTCTGTTCTGGGCGATCGTCCTGAACTTAGGCCTTTCGGTTTTCGAATTTCTCGCCGGATTGTTCGCAGGCAGCGTCGCCTTGATGGCGGACGCTCTCCACAACACAAATGATGCGGCCGCCCTCATCGTGGCCTACGTCGCGCGCAAGATCGGTCGCAAAGGAGCGGACGAACGGTATACGTTCGGTTACCGCCGGGCGGAGTTGATCGGTGCAGTCATCCAACTCACGGCCCTTATCGTCGTCGGTATTTATCTGGTCAGCGAGGCTATCGAGAAATTCTTCGATCCCGAACCGATTAAGGGAGGCTGGGTCATGATCGCCTCTTCCGTGGCGATCGTGGTCGACGTCGGAACCGCATGGCTTCTCTGGGCCCTTTCCAAGGGTAGCCTGAATCTCAAGGCAGCCTTCCTCCACAACCTGACCGACGCCGCCGCTTCGGTCGCGGTTCTCTTGGGCGGTGCCGCGATTTTCTGGCTCGGCTGGGAATGGGTCGACCCCTGCCTCACCCTCATCATCGCCGGGTACATTCTCTACATGTCGTTCGGCTTGCTGAAGCAGACGGCCAAGATTCTCATGGAGGGAACTCCGGATGATCTCGACCTCAATCAACTGACAACAGCCGTCTGTGCCGTAAAAGGCGTCGAAGGCCTCCACCATCTGCACGCATGGGAGCTTGATGAGACTCATCGTGCTCTCGAGGCGCATATCACCATTCCCGAGGAGACGACGGCCGAGGAACGCCATCAAATCCGCTCCTCCATCAAGAAGGTCCTCGCAGATGATTTTTCGATCGAGCACTCCACCCTCGAACTCGAAACCTCAAACCACGGTTGTGGAGATGAGGGTTCGGAAATGATTCCCAGCCACTGA
- a CDS encoding SHOCT domain-containing protein, whose product MNRINSHHSRQRTFLRILGPLILLVGIAFTVVGMVSFFSKVGDIGSHSLGPGFGHSGVGAPERFWCVFVGLPVSFVGLVLCNFAFMGKVARYTSGELAPVGKDTFNYLAHETQEGMADISEAIYTGRSRRQIGSIEERIRKLEAMRESGLINADDFEEQKDRILSEI is encoded by the coding sequence ATGAACCGGATCAATTCCCATCATAGCCGTCAGAGGACCTTTCTTCGGATTCTCGGTCCCCTCATTCTTCTTGTCGGTATCGCCTTCACGGTGGTTGGGATGGTGAGCTTCTTTTCAAAAGTGGGTGATATTGGAAGCCACAGCTTGGGTCCCGGGTTTGGGCATAGCGGGGTTGGGGCTCCCGAACGGTTCTGGTGTGTCTTCGTTGGCTTACCGGTTTCCTTTGTGGGCCTGGTTCTCTGCAATTTTGCCTTTATGGGAAAAGTGGCCCGGTACACGTCGGGTGAACTGGCTCCAGTGGGCAAGGATACCTTCAACTACTTAGCTCATGAAACTCAGGAAGGGATGGCGGATATTTCCGAAGCCATTTATACGGGACGGTCGCGCCGGCAGATTGGATCGATCGAAGAACGGATCCGGAAGCTGGAGGCGATGCGGGAATCTGGGTTGATTAACGCGGATGACTTCGAAGAGCAGAAAGATCGAATCCTCTCTGAAATTTAA
- a CDS encoding nucleotide sugar dehydrogenase yields MPKKVCCIGAGYVGGPTMAVIAQKNPDVKVTVVDINEDRIQGWNSEELPVFEPGLLEVVKEARGRNLFFTTAVEATIAEADIIFVSVNTPTKEFGVGKGSAANLMYVEKCARTIARVAQSNKIIVEKSTVPVRTAEFLKQILHAEGSKHQFEIVSNPEFLAEGTAIVDLNNPDRVLIGGDQTSEGKAAVASVSSLYEAWVPKDRILTTNLWSSELSKLTANAFLAQRISSINSISALCERTDADVEEVGRAIGMDSRIGSKFLRSSVGFGGSCFQKDILNLVYLCDFFGLPEVADYWRKVVEMNNYQKRRFVRRIMSAMFNTVSGRNLAIFGFAFKKDTNDTRESPAISVCRDLLDEQAVLRIYDPRVKKAQIYRDLGLDPSIEDPRVQIMSDPYQAVQACDAIAVLTEWDEFAELDYERIFDAMRKPAHIFDGRNLLKPKKLKKIGFSLHSIGKGDSATSLR; encoded by the coding sequence ATGCCAAAGAAAGTTTGTTGTATCGGAGCCGGCTACGTTGGGGGACCAACGATGGCGGTTATCGCCCAAAAGAACCCCGACGTTAAGGTAACTGTCGTCGATATTAACGAGGACCGAATCCAAGGCTGGAACTCAGAGGAACTTCCCGTTTTCGAACCGGGCCTCCTTGAGGTGGTCAAGGAAGCCCGCGGGAGGAATCTCTTCTTCACGACGGCGGTGGAGGCTACGATCGCGGAGGCCGACATTATTTTCGTCTCGGTGAACACTCCGACGAAGGAATTCGGAGTCGGTAAGGGGAGTGCCGCCAACCTCATGTACGTCGAGAAGTGCGCTCGCACCATCGCTCGAGTCGCCCAATCCAACAAGATCATCGTGGAGAAATCGACTGTCCCCGTCCGGACGGCCGAATTCTTGAAACAAATCCTCCATGCCGAGGGTTCCAAGCATCAGTTCGAGATCGTTTCAAATCCCGAGTTTCTCGCGGAAGGAACTGCGATCGTCGACCTGAATAATCCAGACCGCGTGCTGATTGGTGGCGATCAAACCTCCGAAGGGAAGGCGGCCGTCGCTTCCGTTTCCTCGCTTTACGAAGCTTGGGTTCCCAAAGACCGAATTTTGACGACAAACCTTTGGTCATCCGAACTGTCCAAGCTCACGGCCAATGCCTTTTTGGCCCAGCGTATTTCCAGCATCAACTCGATTTCAGCCCTCTGCGAACGCACGGATGCCGATGTCGAAGAAGTTGGCCGGGCGATCGGCATGGACTCGCGGATCGGTTCGAAATTCTTGCGCAGTTCAGTCGGCTTTGGGGGGTCCTGCTTCCAGAAGGATATTCTGAATTTGGTCTATCTTTGCGATTTCTTCGGGCTTCCTGAGGTGGCCGATTATTGGAGAAAGGTGGTTGAGATGAACAACTACCAAAAGAGGCGTTTCGTCCGGCGGATCATGAGTGCTATGTTCAACACGGTCAGCGGACGGAATCTGGCCATCTTCGGTTTTGCTTTCAAGAAGGACACCAACGATACCCGGGAATCCCCCGCGATCTCCGTTTGCCGCGATCTGCTCGATGAGCAGGCCGTTCTCCGGATTTATGACCCTCGGGTGAAAAAAGCACAGATTTACCGGGATCTCGGTTTGGATCCATCAATAGAAGATCCGCGAGTCCAGATCATGAGTGATCCGTACCAAGCTGTCCAAGCCTGCGATGCGATTGCTGTGCTTACGGAGTGGGATGAGTTTGCCGAGCTGGATTATGAGCGGATCTTCGATGCGATGCGGAAGCCCGCTCACATCTTCGATGGACGCAATCTCCTCAAACCGAAAAAACTGAAGAAGATTGGATTCAGTCTCCACAGTATCGGTAAGGGTGATTCTGCGACTTCCCTGAGGTAG
- a CDS encoding uroporphyrinogen-III synthase, with protein sequence MSKTSAEPSAHLDLDWQEVRPMGYVVGMSLDLANKRICVTRARTQSGGLASLLESRGAEVVELPLIEVVPTKNRKVLEEVLEQPGVYDWIIFTSANGVRHFFADLVAKCEDLRAIGFARIACVGKATADAVRKHRLRVDLLPEESNAESLAVALLETKSLDSARVLIVAGNRNRDTLSRTLEEEGHAIVDIAEVYETKLADLAGAAEAVDFRTNGADAILFTSASTVEAFAEQASTLQLEKGARFPKAFSIGPMTSEALAGAGIPLQAEAPEASLEALVDVVATHLNS encoded by the coding sequence TTGTCAAAGACGAGCGCCGAACCGTCCGCCCACCTCGATTTGGACTGGCAAGAGGTTCGGCCGATGGGCTACGTTGTGGGGATGTCATTGGATTTGGCGAATAAACGTATTTGTGTCACCCGCGCCCGCACTCAATCGGGCGGTTTGGCCTCGCTCCTTGAGAGTCGCGGGGCCGAAGTGGTCGAGCTGCCTCTAATTGAGGTGGTCCCGACCAAGAACCGGAAAGTACTCGAAGAGGTTCTGGAACAGCCGGGGGTCTACGATTGGATCATTTTCACCAGCGCAAACGGGGTTCGCCACTTTTTTGCCGATCTGGTCGCCAAGTGTGAGGATCTTCGGGCCATCGGGTTTGCCCGCATTGCCTGTGTGGGCAAAGCCACTGCAGATGCGGTGCGCAAACATCGACTGAGGGTCGATCTCTTGCCGGAGGAATCGAATGCAGAGAGTCTCGCTGTCGCGCTTCTGGAAACGAAAAGTCTCGATAGTGCGCGGGTGCTCATTGTCGCTGGCAACCGCAATCGGGATACCCTCTCCAGAACGCTGGAGGAGGAAGGCCACGCGATCGTAGACATTGCCGAAGTGTATGAAACCAAATTGGCAGATTTGGCGGGAGCCGCCGAAGCCGTGGATTTCCGGACGAACGGCGCGGATGCGATTCTTTTCACCAGTGCGAGCACAGTCGAGGCCTTTGCTGAGCAAGCCTCCACGTTGCAGCTGGAAAAAGGGGCTCGGTTCCCGAAAGCGTTTAGCATCGGTCCTATGACCTCCGAAGCATTGGCGGGAGCTGGGATTCCTCTCCAAGCCGAGGCTCCAGAAGCCAGCTTGGAAGCATTGGTGGATGTCGTTGCGACTCATTTGAATTCGTAG